A region of Oceanicoccus sp. KOV_DT_Chl DNA encodes the following proteins:
- a CDS encoding glutamine synthetase beta-grasp domain-containing protein: MKSKLEYIWLDGYKPTQSLRSKTMVRKDFGGTLEECPMWVFDGSSTEQAEGNASDCLLKPVMVIPDPDRKNSYLVMTEVLNADGTAHESNGRATIDVSEDDEDFWFGFEQEYFLWDPTTDLPPGFPAGGYPAPQGPYYCSVGAKNAYCRDLIEEHLDMCLEAGLNVEGINAEVAAGQWEFQIFAKSAKRAGDEIWLARYLLERTAEKYGLMIEYHPKPLGDTDWNGSGMHANFSNAAMREEGKEEIFTKICEEFGKNIERHMSVYGAHNEQRLTGKHETQSIDQFSYGVSDRGASIRIPVSTVEDGWIGRLEDRRPSSNGDPYKIAAAIVKTTKEAGF, encoded by the coding sequence ATGAAAAGTAAGTTGGAATACATCTGGCTCGATGGTTACAAGCCAACGCAAAGCCTTCGCAGTAAAACTATGGTTCGCAAAGATTTTGGTGGAACCCTTGAAGAGTGCCCAATGTGGGTATTTGACGGCAGCTCTACCGAGCAGGCTGAAGGTAATGCCTCTGATTGTTTGCTGAAGCCCGTTATGGTCATCCCTGATCCGGATCGCAAGAACTCTTACCTGGTTATGACTGAAGTACTTAACGCTGATGGTACTGCTCACGAGTCTAATGGCCGTGCGACTATCGACGTATCTGAAGATGATGAGGATTTCTGGTTTGGTTTCGAGCAGGAATACTTCTTGTGGGATCCTACTACTGATTTGCCACCAGGCTTCCCTGCAGGTGGTTACCCAGCTCCTCAGGGCCCTTACTATTGTTCTGTAGGTGCTAAAAACGCTTACTGTCGTGATCTGATCGAAGAGCACCTGGACATGTGTTTAGAGGCTGGCTTGAACGTTGAAGGTATCAATGCTGAAGTAGCTGCTGGCCAATGGGAATTCCAGATCTTCGCCAAGAGCGCCAAGCGTGCCGGTGATGAAATCTGGTTAGCGCGTTATTTGCTTGAGCGTACTGCTGAGAAATATGGTCTGATGATTGAGTACCATCCCAAGCCGCTGGGCGATACTGACTGGAATGGTTCTGGTATGCACGCCAACTTCTCTAACGCGGCTATGCGTGAAGAAGGTAAGGAAGAAATTTTCACCAAGATCTGTGAAGAGTTTGGTAAAAATATCGAGCGCCACATGAGCGTTTACGGCGCACACAACGAGCAGCGTTTGACTGGTAAGCACGAGACTCAGTCTATTGACCAGTTCAGCTACGGTGTTTCTGACCGTGGTGCGTCTATTCGTATCCCGGTTAGCACAGTAGAAGATGGCTGGATTGGTCGTTTGGAAGACCGTCGTCCTTCTTCTAACGGCGACCCGTACAAGATAGCTGCTGCTATCGTTAAGACTACTAAAGAAGCCGGCTTTTAA
- a CDS encoding sodium-dependent transporter: MAFGRLAGGDHPLYDCRVLYGDYGLVFGYLCEAVIGNLDLLADPDTFGTFINSNKVFVYFVVVAVMVNGILLGGVKGGIERAAKILMPTLFVMLIALVLFVLTLDNAFAGVTYYLVPDFSKINAGVINGALSQAFFSLSLGMGIMITYGSYMSRSESVANSAKFVALMDTGVAFAAGLLIIPAIFSFNPATNTADLSDSSVGLIFSFLPKIFLALQATIGYVGASAVAALFFLLVFFAALTSLVSITEVPTSTLVGEKGYSRPKALLVLSASMAMLTFACILSFGRVDGLTSLVSYAGVSKSLFDVIIDVFYDTVLPLNGLLVCLFVIYRWRQHNFNAELEVGDDGYKGSWIERYVNFALSTFIPVILLLVFINTVLLKYWGFSLIG, translated from the coding sequence ATGGCCTTTGGCCGGTTGGCTGGTGGTGATCACCCCTTATATGATTGCCGTGTTTTATATGGTGATTACGGTTTGGTTTTTGGTTATTTGTGTGAAGCAGTGATAGGTAATCTGGACCTATTAGCTGACCCTGATACCTTTGGCACCTTTATTAACAGTAATAAAGTGTTTGTGTACTTTGTTGTTGTGGCGGTTATGGTAAATGGTATTTTACTTGGCGGCGTTAAGGGAGGCATTGAGCGCGCCGCGAAAATTTTGATGCCGACGCTATTTGTGATGTTGATTGCCCTGGTGTTGTTTGTGCTGACTTTAGATAACGCTTTTGCCGGAGTGACGTATTATCTGGTGCCTGACTTTAGTAAAATCAATGCTGGAGTCATTAATGGCGCGCTATCCCAGGCCTTTTTTTCGCTCTCGCTGGGTATGGGGATTATGATTACCTATGGCTCATATATGTCGCGAAGTGAAAGCGTCGCTAACTCGGCCAAGTTTGTCGCTTTGATGGATACGGGCGTAGCTTTTGCTGCGGGCTTATTGATTATTCCTGCCATTTTCTCGTTTAACCCTGCAACCAATACCGCTGATTTAAGTGATTCGTCAGTTGGCTTGATCTTCAGTTTTCTGCCTAAAATATTTTTGGCGCTACAGGCGACGATTGGCTATGTGGGGGCGAGCGCGGTAGCAGCGTTATTTTTCTTATTGGTGTTCTTCGCGGCACTGACCTCGCTGGTCTCGATTACGGAAGTACCTACCTCAACGTTGGTAGGAGAGAAAGGTTATTCGCGCCCCAAGGCATTGCTGGTGTTAAGTGCCTCTATGGCGATGTTAACTTTTGCCTGTATTTTATCGTTTGGCCGGGTTGACGGGTTAACCAGTTTGGTGAGTTATGCCGGGGTCAGTAAATCACTCTTTGATGTCATTATTGATGTATTTTATGACACGGTGCTGCCATTAAATGGCCTCCTGGTCTGCTTGTTTGTGATTTACCGGTGGCGGCAGCACAATTTCAATGCTGAGCTGGAAGTGGGTGATGATGGTTATAAGGGCTCCTGGATTGAGCGCTATGTTAATTTTGCCTTGAGCACCTTTATTCCGGTGATTTTGTTACTGGTGTTTATCAATACTGTGCTGCTTAAGTACTGGGGCTTCAGCCTGATTGGTTAA
- the typA gene encoding translational GTPase TypA: MIEKLRNIAIIAHVDHGKTTLVDKLLSQSGTLDRRDEGSERVMDSNDQEKERGITILAKNTAIEWNGYHINIVDTPGHADFGGEVERVLSMVDCVLLLVDAVDGPMPQTRFVTSKAFEQGLNPIVVINKVDRPGARPDWVMDQVFDLFDRLGATDEQLDFPVIYASALNGIAGLDVDDMAEDMTPLFQLVVDQVKPPAVDVNGTFQMQVSALDYSSYVGVIGVGRIARGSLKPNQQVIVVGADGKEKKGKVLKVMGYLGLERIEVAEASAGDIVCITGIEGLSISDTLCDPAAVEALPALSVDEPTVSMTFQVNDSPFAGKEGKFVTSRNIKDRLEQELIHNVALRVETGDTPDKFKVSGRGELHLSVLIESMRREGYELGVSRPEVIQREVDGEIQEPYEQVVIDVEDQHQGSIMEELGLRKAEMTNMEPDGKGRVKLEFMIPSRGLIGFRSQFLTMTSGSGILTSIFDHYGPVKIGEVVSRQNGVMVSMVTGKTASFSLFNLQDRGRMFLGHAVEIYEGQVVGLHSRSNDLAVNPTKGKQLTNVRASGTDEALTLVPPVKHTLEQALEFIEDDELVEVTPVSIRIRKKLLTENARKRAGNAK; this comes from the coding sequence GTGATTGAAAAACTTCGTAATATCGCCATTATTGCCCACGTTGACCACGGTAAAACCACCTTGGTAGACAAACTATTGTCCCAGTCCGGTACCCTGGATCGCCGCGATGAAGGCTCCGAGCGCGTGATGGATTCCAACGATCAGGAAAAAGAGCGCGGTATCACCATCCTCGCCAAAAATACCGCCATTGAGTGGAATGGCTACCATATCAACATCGTAGACACCCCTGGGCACGCCGATTTCGGTGGTGAAGTAGAGCGGGTGTTATCGATGGTAGATTGCGTACTGCTGCTGGTTGATGCGGTCGATGGCCCAATGCCGCAAACCCGTTTTGTTACCTCCAAGGCTTTCGAGCAGGGTTTGAACCCGATTGTTGTTATCAATAAAGTAGATCGCCCGGGTGCTCGCCCTGATTGGGTGATGGATCAGGTGTTTGATTTATTTGATCGTCTAGGTGCAACTGACGAGCAGTTGGACTTCCCGGTTATATACGCCTCCGCCCTGAACGGTATTGCCGGTTTGGATGTGGACGATATGGCTGAGGACATGACCCCGTTATTTCAGTTGGTGGTTGATCAGGTTAAGCCGCCAGCTGTTGATGTTAATGGCACTTTCCAGATGCAGGTATCCGCATTGGATTACTCTAGCTATGTTGGTGTTATCGGTGTCGGTCGGATCGCTCGCGGATCGCTCAAGCCTAATCAGCAAGTGATAGTAGTGGGCGCTGATGGCAAAGAGAAAAAAGGCAAAGTCCTCAAGGTCATGGGCTATTTGGGCCTTGAGCGTATCGAAGTGGCAGAAGCCAGTGCTGGCGATATTGTTTGTATTACCGGTATCGAAGGCCTAAGTATTTCCGATACCTTATGTGATCCCGCAGCCGTTGAAGCTTTGCCTGCGTTAAGCGTAGATGAGCCAACAGTGAGCATGACGTTTCAGGTTAACGATTCACCGTTCGCTGGTAAAGAAGGTAAGTTTGTCACTTCGCGCAATATTAAAGATCGCTTGGAGCAGGAATTAATTCACAACGTGGCGTTGCGAGTAGAGACCGGTGATACGCCGGATAAATTTAAAGTCTCTGGCCGTGGTGAATTGCATTTATCAGTGTTAATTGAATCCATGCGTCGCGAAGGTTATGAGCTGGGTGTATCGCGTCCGGAAGTTATCCAACGTGAAGTCGATGGTGAAATCCAGGAGCCTTATGAGCAAGTGGTAATTGATGTAGAAGATCAGCATCAAGGTTCCATTATGGAAGAGCTGGGGTTGCGTAAAGCTGAAATGACTAATATGGAACCCGACGGTAAAGGTCGAGTTAAATTGGAATTTATGATTCCTTCGCGCGGCTTAATTGGTTTCCGTTCGCAGTTTTTAACCATGACCTCAGGTTCAGGCATTTTAACCAGTATTTTTGATCACTATGGCCCAGTAAAAATTGGTGAAGTGGTTAGTCGTCAAAATGGTGTGATGGTTTCTATGGTTACCGGCAAGACGGCAAGCTTTTCATTATTTAATTTGCAGGATCGTGGACGTATGTTCCTTGGCCATGCGGTAGAAATTTATGAAGGACAAGTAGTAGGTTTGCACTCGCGCAGCAACGATTTGGCGGTTAACCCGACCAAAGGTAAGCAGCTGACTAACGTACGTGCTTCAGGCACCGACGAAGCGTTAACCTTGGTGCCGCCAGTCAAACACACCTTGGAACAGGCGTTAGAATTTATTGAAGATGATGAACTGGTAGAAGTTACGCCAGTCAGCATTCGTATTCGTAAAAAATTACTGACGGAAAATGCGCGCAAGCGTGCCGGTAATGCCAAGTAA
- the thiI gene encoding tRNA uracil 4-sulfurtransferase ThiI: MQFIVKFFPEITIKSKPVRKQFVKQLRTNLRNVLRLLDPAIVVESDWDKIIVQCQGVDESLHGQIIDALSCTSGIAHFLDVKEYPFNDMHDAYEKTQALWGHRLQGSSFVVRCKRVGKHEFSSHQLEQYIGGGLNQHSDSNGVDLHNPDITVRLELRDDRLFIINQRYPGLGGFPMGSLDSVVSLISGGFDSTVSTYMTMRRGMRTHFCFFNLGGRDHEIGVKEVALYLWLKFGGGSRVKFISVPFEGVVSEILKNVDDAQMGVILKRMMLRAAEQVAASLDVEALVTGEAVAQVSSQTLRNLTVIDAVTDTLVMRPLITSDKEDIIRTARKIGTEEFAAVMPEYCGVISVKPTTRAKPERIEHEETKFDFAVLEKALAEAVYTNIDEIAEQDLTSQDVEVLQVPIQDGIIIDVRHPSEEERKPLQPQAVTVEKIPFYDLHRRFAELDKSKTYLLYCDKGVMSKLHASHLLEQGYTNVKVYRPS, from the coding sequence ATGCAATTTATCGTTAAGTTTTTCCCTGAAATCACCATCAAAAGCAAGCCGGTGCGCAAGCAATTTGTGAAACAGTTGCGTACCAATTTGCGCAATGTGCTGCGGCTTCTCGATCCGGCGATTGTGGTGGAGAGTGATTGGGACAAAATTATCGTGCAGTGTCAGGGGGTAGATGAGTCGTTACACGGGCAGATTATCGATGCGCTGTCCTGCACGTCCGGGATCGCGCATTTTCTCGATGTCAAAGAATATCCCTTCAATGATATGCATGACGCCTATGAAAAAACTCAGGCTCTGTGGGGGCATCGTTTGCAGGGCAGCTCTTTTGTCGTGCGCTGCAAGCGGGTCGGTAAGCATGAGTTTAGCTCGCATCAGCTAGAACAATATATTGGCGGTGGTTTAAATCAACACAGTGATAGCAATGGCGTTGATTTACACAATCCCGATATTACCGTGCGACTCGAGTTGCGTGATGATCGTTTGTTCATCATTAATCAGCGTTATCCGGGTTTGGGTGGCTTCCCGATGGGTAGTCTGGATTCGGTGGTGAGTTTAATCTCGGGTGGTTTTGACTCCACTGTTTCTACTTATATGACCATGCGGCGTGGTATGCGTACCCACTTTTGTTTTTTTAATCTCGGTGGTCGCGATCATGAAATTGGGGTAAAAGAAGTCGCTTTGTATTTGTGGCTAAAGTTTGGCGGGGGATCAAGAGTAAAATTTATTTCGGTGCCCTTTGAGGGGGTAGTGTCAGAAATTTTAAAGAACGTAGATGATGCTCAGATGGGTGTTATTTTAAAGCGGATGATGTTGCGTGCGGCGGAACAAGTGGCGGCCAGTTTAGATGTCGAAGCTTTAGTGACTGGCGAGGCGGTGGCGCAGGTTTCCAGCCAAACTTTGAGAAACCTGACAGTGATTGATGCGGTAACCGATACTTTGGTGATGCGTCCGTTAATTACCTCGGACAAAGAAGATATTATTCGCACTGCGCGTAAAATTGGCACTGAAGAATTTGCCGCGGTGATGCCGGAATATTGTGGTGTTATTTCGGTGAAGCCGACGACTAGAGCCAAGCCTGAGCGTATAGAGCACGAAGAAACTAAATTTGATTTTGCGGTTTTGGAAAAGGCATTAGCGGAAGCGGTCTATACCAATATTGATGAAATTGCTGAGCAGGATCTAACTAGCCAGGATGTCGAAGTACTACAGGTACCGATTCAGGATGGCATCATTATCGATGTGCGTCATCCGAGTGAGGAAGAGCGTAAACCGCTACAGCCACAGGCAGTTACAGTAGAAAAAATTCCATTTTATGACCTGCATCGTCGTTTTGCAGAGCTGGATAAATCCAAAACGTATTTATTGTATTGCGATAAGGGGGTGATGAGTAAATTACATGCCTCGCATTTGCTTGAGCAGGGTTATACCAATGTCAAAGTGTACCGGCCATCGTAG
- a CDS encoding PP2C family serine/threonine-protein phosphatase, whose amino-acid sequence MPYINYQQLVALEAELTAAPEICWRSLGRSHAGWVRQDNEDAFYHSTEQGLWVVADGMGGLARGDYASGVVAEACVHFVKSKTLAESIRGLEARFREAHNNCRNSFHGERVGSTVAALFSYGQYGFLLWAGDSRVYRLRNERLTQLTKDHTVAQEKFSRGELKAEQVPLHPSAHVLTRAVGVHQTLHLDLDYELVQKGDRFLICSDGLYNDLARAEIQQYLAQDALEDALNSLVDGALNNGGRDNITAIVVDAA is encoded by the coding sequence ATGCCCTATATCAATTATCAACAACTGGTCGCACTTGAAGCAGAGCTTACTGCTGCGCCCGAAATTTGCTGGCGTAGCCTCGGTCGCAGCCATGCTGGCTGGGTGCGGCAAGATAATGAGGATGCTTTTTACCATTCTACCGAGCAGGGCTTGTGGGTTGTTGCCGATGGTATGGGGGGGCTCGCGCGCGGTGATTATGCTAGTGGCGTGGTGGCAGAAGCCTGCGTTCATTTTGTTAAGTCAAAAACCCTTGCTGAAAGTATCCGGGGTTTGGAGGCGAGGTTTAGAGAGGCGCATAATAATTGCCGAAATTCCTTCCACGGAGAGCGTGTCGGTTCGACGGTAGCGGCACTGTTTTCTTATGGTCAATACGGTTTTTTACTATGGGCAGGAGATAGTCGTGTCTATCGGCTAAGAAATGAGAGGCTGACGCAGCTGACCAAAGACCATACCGTCGCTCAGGAAAAGTTTTCCAGGGGTGAGTTGAAAGCCGAGCAAGTTCCCCTGCACCCATCAGCTCATGTGCTGACGCGGGCAGTGGGTGTACATCAAACCTTGCATCTGGATTTGGATTATGAACTTGTTCAAAAGGGCGATCGCTTTTTGATTTGCAGTGACGGCCTCTATAACGATCTGGCTCGCGCTGAAATTCAACAGTATTTGGCGCAGGACGCGCTGGAGGATGCCCTTAATAGCCTGGTTGATGGTGCTCTGAACAACGGTGGGCGTGATAATATCACGGCCATCGTTGTTGATGCTGCTTGA
- a CDS encoding LysE family translocator — MTTTTWLSLLTLCALGAMSPGPSLAVIIQITAKSNRQHGIVAAIAHGLGIACYALLAALGLAVVITQNPAVFSGLKILGAGFLLYLGFKALGLLPNQTPPAPHNQQASYHTETLSRSFRVGFSIAILNPKVALFFLALFSQFVSEQADLSEKLMMAGTAATIDAAWYCLVASAVSRPQVMAMFTGYSDKLEKLFGVLIICLAVLVIIN; from the coding sequence ATGACCACCACCACTTGGCTATCCCTACTCACACTCTGCGCTCTCGGTGCTATGAGCCCAGGGCCGAGCCTGGCGGTGATTATCCAAATTACCGCTAAAAGTAATCGTCAACACGGGATCGTCGCGGCCATAGCTCACGGTCTGGGCATTGCTTGTTACGCATTACTGGCAGCGCTAGGTTTGGCCGTTGTAATTACGCAAAACCCGGCAGTGTTTAGCGGCTTGAAAATTCTTGGGGCAGGCTTTTTACTCTACCTTGGATTTAAGGCTTTAGGCCTGTTACCGAACCAGACTCCTCCGGCACCACACAACCAGCAAGCTAGCTACCACACTGAAACCTTAAGCCGTAGTTTCAGGGTCGGTTTTTCAATCGCCATCCTGAACCCCAAAGTCGCCTTGTTTTTTCTCGCACTATTTAGTCAATTTGTTAGCGAGCAAGCAGACCTATCAGAAAAGCTGATGATGGCGGGCACTGCCGCAACGATTGATGCGGCGTGGTATTGCTTGGTCGCCAGCGCCGTATCCAGACCGCAAGTAATGGCAATGTTTACCGGTTATAGTGATAAATTGGAGAAACTTTTTGGCGTGCTAATCATTTGTTTAGCGGTGCTGGTGATAATAAATTAA
- a CDS encoding TonB-dependent receptor: MNTKKWVKALLPAAIVAVYSGGVAAERATIEEVLVTATKRSTSIKDVPFSINAQTQQDIQRAGAGSLEDLARNVAGLSIQNLGPGQSQVSIRGVSAGQVIRDQPGVKEQVGIYLDESVISLSLFTPDFDLFDLNRVETLRGPQGTLFGSGSVGGTVRYITNQPTFESVEGLIEANFHTVTDGEEGGHFKGMVNIPISDTLAMRVVAYNTEYAGYIDALGENGARSRDVNGGTRTGGRIALKFQPTESLTITPRITYQELESDGFNRQEVFNLYANPYTTTRPAIQLGEREQYLLLDEKFTDETLLADLVVEINLDAFDITSITSYTERDILVSRDASALTGSVSVDVGIPDAGVLLPSNLRDTTDLEQLTQEVRLSSNGNGALQWLVGAFYSDTDREYEQRLPTPGYDAFADAALGRAPRQGLPTVSR; this comes from the coding sequence ATGAATACAAAAAAATGGGTGAAAGCCTTATTGCCTGCTGCAATAGTTGCAGTTTATTCAGGAGGCGTAGCGGCGGAGCGAGCCACTATTGAAGAGGTGTTGGTAACAGCGACCAAGCGCAGCACTTCAATTAAGGACGTGCCATTCTCAATTAATGCGCAAACTCAGCAAGATATCCAGCGGGCTGGTGCCGGTAGTCTTGAGGACTTGGCGAGAAATGTGGCAGGTTTGAGTATTCAAAATCTTGGGCCGGGCCAAAGTCAGGTATCTATCCGGGGTGTTTCTGCGGGGCAGGTAATCCGTGATCAACCTGGTGTAAAAGAGCAGGTCGGTATCTATTTAGATGAGTCAGTCATTTCTTTGTCGTTGTTTACTCCGGATTTCGATTTGTTTGACCTTAATCGAGTTGAAACCTTAAGAGGGCCACAGGGAACACTTTTTGGCTCCGGTTCGGTAGGGGGCACCGTTCGTTATATTACTAACCAGCCCACTTTTGAAAGCGTCGAAGGGCTAATTGAAGCGAACTTTCACACCGTGACTGATGGTGAAGAGGGCGGGCACTTCAAGGGCATGGTTAATATACCCATTAGCGACACCTTGGCAATGCGAGTGGTGGCTTATAATACCGAGTATGCAGGTTATATTGATGCGCTGGGTGAAAACGGTGCAAGGTCCAGAGATGTTAATGGCGGCACACGAACTGGTGGCCGGATAGCACTTAAATTTCAACCTACCGAAAGTTTAACTATTACCCCTCGTATTACCTATCAAGAGCTGGAATCTGATGGTTTCAATCGGCAAGAGGTTTTTAATTTATACGCTAACCCTTACACCACAACCCGCCCTGCGATCCAACTGGGTGAGCGCGAACAGTATCTTTTATTGGATGAAAAGTTCACCGATGAAACATTACTGGCGGATTTGGTGGTGGAAATTAATCTTGATGCTTTTGATATCACTTCGATAACAAGTTATACCGAACGGGATATTTTGGTCAGCCGTGATGCGAGCGCTTTAACGGGAAGTGTTTCGGTTGATGTCGGCATCCCTGATGCAGGGGTTTTGCTCCCTTCTAATTTGCGCGATACCACGGATTTAGAACAGCTGACACAAGAGGTTAGATTGAGCTCAAATGGTAATGGTGCATTGCAATGGCTGGTTGGAGCTTTTTATTCAGACACCGATAGGGAATATGAGCAACGTTTACCAACCCCCGGTTATGATGCATTTGCAGATGCAGCTTTGGGGCGGGCACCTCGGCAGGGGCTGCCAACGGTTTCCCGTTGA